In Pseudonocardia sp. C8, one genomic interval encodes:
- a CDS encoding type IV secretory system conjugative DNA transfer family protein, whose product MTATALGMVVLVGLAAGFWHAGRRAPAAMFGGVALFPGTTVAQEMSTILPWPATAAGGCVVAVLVWHRWVRTSATVTRWSARSRRKAGVASTFDIARLASGPAMRRRARSVRPSTYGETSRWTRWSLPVAEVAVRLCRTGLVQVWSSVEDVVIVFGGPRAGKTGWLAGRVIDAPGAVLVTSTRTDLYELTRGLRTGRGPVYVFNAVGLGGLESTITFDPLTGCADPTTAVERAADLLAAANRRAVGDREFWEAQARRVLAALLHAAALGNRSMVEVQGWVANPAEAERDVLMLLRRSRDPAFSQDAAQFVSTNDRTRSSITSSIMPALGWLASPAAAAAAAPGSGFDVARLLDDQATVYLLGGEESQAAPLVCALTGHVAREARRLAADRPGGRLDPPMRLALDEAALICPVPLEKWTADMGGRGVTIVCAFQSRAQLLARYGEHDAATILNNTGAVMLFGGTRDRDDLQFWSTLTGDRDERITTTDLHGRVASKTVRRVPVLPPAQIANLPVGKVVVIRRGMAPVIGRAQMAWHRRDVRRQARARCRIEHRAARPRWWSVLALRRDERLEWLLTRLARRWPGRFGRATGRVRDANAMFRQLRDIQHGLPTTGDGIAPGGDDRPDRWGR is encoded by the coding sequence ATGACCGCGACGGCCCTCGGCATGGTTGTCCTCGTCGGCCTCGCCGCCGGGTTCTGGCATGCTGGCCGGCGGGCGCCCGCGGCGATGTTCGGCGGGGTCGCCCTGTTTCCTGGCACGACCGTCGCGCAGGAGATGTCTACGATCCTGCCCTGGCCGGCCACGGCCGCAGGCGGGTGCGTTGTGGCCGTACTCGTCTGGCACCGGTGGGTGAGAACGTCCGCGACCGTGACCCGCTGGTCGGCGCGTTCCCGCCGCAAGGCCGGTGTGGCCTCGACGTTCGACATTGCTCGGCTCGCATCCGGCCCGGCGATGCGGCGTCGAGCCAGGTCGGTTCGGCCCTCCACGTACGGCGAGACCTCGCGGTGGACACGCTGGTCGCTGCCCGTGGCCGAGGTGGCGGTCCGGCTGTGCCGCACCGGCCTGGTTCAGGTGTGGTCCTCGGTCGAGGATGTCGTGATCGTCTTCGGCGGCCCACGCGCGGGCAAGACCGGCTGGCTGGCCGGCCGCGTCATCGACGCACCCGGTGCCGTCCTGGTGACGAGCACCCGCACCGACCTGTACGAGCTCACCCGCGGGCTCCGGACCGGGCGCGGCCCGGTCTACGTGTTCAACGCGGTCGGCCTCGGCGGCCTCGAGTCGACCATCACGTTCGACCCGTTGACCGGATGCGCAGACCCGACGACCGCGGTGGAGCGCGCGGCGGACCTGCTTGCCGCCGCGAACCGGCGGGCCGTGGGCGATCGGGAGTTCTGGGAGGCCCAGGCCCGGCGCGTTCTCGCGGCATTGCTGCACGCGGCCGCACTGGGAAACCGGAGCATGGTCGAGGTCCAGGGATGGGTCGCGAACCCGGCCGAGGCCGAACGGGACGTCCTGATGCTGCTCCGCCGCAGCCGCGACCCGGCGTTCTCCCAGGACGCCGCCCAGTTCGTGTCCACCAACGACCGGACCCGGTCGTCGATCACGAGCTCGATCATGCCGGCGCTCGGCTGGCTCGCCTCCCCGGCGGCAGCCGCTGCGGCGGCTCCTGGCTCTGGCTTCGACGTCGCGCGGCTGCTGGACGACCAGGCGACGGTCTACCTGCTCGGTGGCGAGGAATCCCAGGCCGCGCCGCTCGTGTGCGCGCTGACCGGGCATGTCGCCCGCGAGGCCCGGCGGCTCGCTGCCGACAGGCCCGGGGGACGCCTGGATCCGCCGATGCGCCTCGCCCTGGACGAGGCGGCGTTGATCTGCCCGGTACCGCTGGAGAAGTGGACCGCCGACATGGGCGGGCGCGGCGTGACGATCGTGTGCGCGTTCCAATCCCGGGCCCAGCTGCTCGCACGCTACGGCGAGCACGACGCGGCTACGATCCTCAACAACACCGGAGCGGTGATGCTCTTCGGCGGCACCCGGGACCGCGACGACCTGCAGTTCTGGTCCACACTCACCGGCGACCGCGATGAACGCATCACCACCACGGACCTGCACGGCCGCGTCGCCTCGAAGACCGTCCGCCGAGTGCCGGTCCTGCCCCCGGCACAGATCGCGAACCTCCCGGTGGGGAAGGTCGTCGTAATCCGCCGCGGGATGGCCCCGGTGATCGGGCGCGCCCAGATGGCGTGGCACCGCCGTGACGTCCGCCGCCAGGCCCGGGCCCGGTGCCGGATCGAGCACCGGGCCGCCCGTCCCCGCTGGTGGTCCGTCCTCGCACTGCGCCGCGACGAGCGCCTCGAATGGCTCCTGACCCGGCTCGCGCGGCGCTGGCCCGGTCGCTTCGGCCGGGCTACCGGCCGGGTCCGGGATGCGAATGCGATGTTCCGGCAGCTCCGCGATATCCAGCACGGCCTGCCGACAACCGGCGACGGCATCGCGCCCGGGGGCGACGATCGGCCGGACCGGTGGGGCCGATGA